CCGCGCAGGGGCTGGGACCGCTGGAGCACGAGCTGGTCCCCACCGACCGGCCCGGGGAGTTCCGCGCCGACGTCGACGTCCCGGTGGCCGGCAGCTGGGACGTCACCCTCGCCGTCCGGGTCTCCCCGTTCTCCGAGCCCGTGGGCACGGTGGCCGTCCCGGTCGGCTGACGCGCCCACCGATCAGGTCCCCGCCGTGTTCCGGGCGTCTGGCGGGCACCAGGAGACCGGTGCACATCCGGCACCGACTGCCGTGCTCGATGTTCACCGTTGACGCGCTCGTCGCGTGGCGGGCGGCGTGGACGGCAGGATGCGCCGCACGAGGTGATGACCGGGCGTGGGCGGGTACAGCCCGGGCATGACCGACATGCCGACCACCCCTTCCGACGACCAGGCCGAGCTGGTGCAGCAGGTCCACGAGCGCGGCTCCTCCGACCAGCCCACCCCGCGGATCGGCGAGCAGGCCGGGGAGTCCACGTCCGACGCCCTCGAGCACGAGCGGGAGGCCGTCACCGAGGACTTCGAGCCGGGCGCGACGCCGGTGGACTGACCTCAGCGACCCGCCGACGGGCGGGTCCGGCGGTCACACCGAGGCGGCGACCGAGCGCCCGGCCTGGCGCCCGGAGAACAGGCAGCCACCGAGGAAGGTCCCCTCCAGCGAGCTGTAGCCGTGCATGCCGCCACCGCCGAAGCCGCTCACCTCACCCGCCGCCCACAGACCGGGCAGCACCTCACCGCCCGGGCGCAGCACCCGGCCGTCCAGGTCGGTCTCCAGCCCGCCGAGGGTCTTGCGGCTGAGCAGGTGCAGCCGGATGGCGATCAGCCCGCCGGCGTCGGGGTCGAGCAGGCGGTGCGGGGTGGCCACCCGCATCAGCCGGTCGCCGAGGTAGCCGCGGGCACGTCGCACACCCACGCCCTGGGGGTCGGTCGAGGTCGGGTCGCCGATCGCCGCGTCGCGCTCCTGCAGCGCCTGGTGGAGGACGTCGGGGACGACCAGGTCCTCGCCCTGCAGGGTGTTCATGGCGGCGGTCAGCTCGCTGACCCCCTCGGCGCGGACGACGTCGAGGCCGTGGTCCAGGAAGGCCCGGACGGGGGCGGTGGGGCCGGGGCGCAGCCGCTGGCTCAGCAGCGCCAGGTTCCTCCCGGTGAGGTCCGGGTTCTGCTCCGAGCCGGACAGCGCCAGCTCCTTCTCCGCGATGCGGTCGGTCAGCACGAACCAGGAGTGGTCGTGGCCGGTGCCGCGCAGGTGGGCCAGCGTGGCCAGGGTGTCGAAGCCGGGGTAGCAGGGGTCGGGCAGGCGGCTCCCGGTGGCGTCCACCCACAGCGAGGACGGCCCGGGCAGGATCCGGATCCCGTGGTCGGCCCAGACCGGGTCGTAGTTCTGCAGGCCCTCGGTGTAGTGCCACATCCGGTCGGCGTTGATCAGGCTGGCCCCGGCCCGGGTGCTGATGGCCAGCATCCGGCCGTCCACCGAGGCCGGGACGCCGGCCACCATCCGCTGCGGCGGCGGACCCAGCCGGGCCGGCCAGCTCGCGCGGACCAGATCCAGGTCGCCGCCGATGCCGCCGGAGGTCACCAGCACCGCCGGGGCGGACAGCTCGAACTCCCCCGCCACCTCGCGCGAGCTCGCCTCGCCCCGGGTGACCGAGCTCGGCACCAGCCGGCTGCCGGCCACCCCCGTCACCGCGCCGCCGGTCATGCCCAGGCGGTCGACCCGGTGCCGGAAGCGCAGCTCCACCCGCCCGGCCTCGACGTGGGCGCGGACCCGCCGCTCGAACGGGGCGACCAGGCCCGGACCGGTGCCCCAGACGATGTGGAAGCGCGGGACCGAGTTGCCGTGCCCACGGGCCCGGCCGTCCCCGCGTTCGGCCCAGCCGACCACCGGGAAGAACCGCACGCCCTGACGACGCAGCCAGGACCGCTTCTCCCCCGCCGCGAAGTCGAGGTAGGCCTCGGCCCAGCGACGCGGCCAGTGGTCGGAGTCGCGGTCGAAGGCCGCCGTCCCCATCCAGTCGCGCCGGGCGGTGTCGAGGGAGTCGCGGACGCCCATCCGCCGCTGCTCGGGGGTGTCGACCAGGAAGACGCCGCCGAAGCTCCACCAGGCCTGTCCGCCGAGGGAGGCCTCCGGCTCCTGGTCCAGGACCACCACCCGGGCCCCGCCGTCGGCGGCCTCCGCCGCGGCCACCAGCCCCGCGAGCCCTGCCCCGACCACCACGACGTCTGCATCCACGGGACCATCCTCACCCACCGGCCGACCCGCCCAGGCCAACCGCCGGGGAGGTCGGCTCCCCCGGTGCTTCCCGCCCATCGACCGGCGTCTCCTCCCGGACCTCTCCCCGTGGCGTCCCGAACCCGGGCCGTGGACCCGGTCCACCGGATCGCGGTCCGCTGCCGCGCCGGTGCGGGTACGGGTCGCGGTTCGCTGCCGCGCCGGTGCGGGTACGGGTACGGGTACGGGTGGAGGAGTGTCCCGCCCCTTGTCCGGGCACGATCGGCGTGTTCAGATGGGGCATGCCGAGTCGACGCGACCTGTTCCGCACGCTGCTGGTGACCGGTGCCGCCGCCGCGGCGACGTCGGCGCTCCCCGCCGCCGGGGCGGTTGCCCAGCCGGGCGGGCGGGGCGGCGCCCCCGCCGGTCGCGGCAGCTGCCGCCGGGTCGAGACCGTGCGGCTCCCGGACGGGCTGCGGCCGGAGGGCATCACCTCCGGCCCGGGCAGCACGTTCTACGTCGGCTCGCTCGCCGACGGGCGGATCGTCACCGGTGACCTGTGCAGCGGGGAGGTGGAGGTGCTGCTGCCCGGCGCGACCGGGCGGCAGGTCCGCGGGCTGTTCCTCGACCAGCGCACCCGGCTGCTCTGGGCGGCGGGGAACGTCGGCACCACCGGCCACGTCTGGGCGGTGGACCCGCGGTCGGGACGGGTCGTCGCGGACGTCGTCGTCCCCGGCGCGGTGTTCCTCAACGACCTCGTGGTCACTCGCACGACCGTCTGGGTGACCGACAGCCGTGTCGACCGCCTGACCGCCATCGACCTCCGGCGCGGACGTCCCACCGGCGCTGCTCCCCGCTTCCTCCCCCTGGGCGGCGCCTGGCCGGCCGGTGACGGGACGGCGATCAACGCGAACGGGATCCGCACCCTCCCCGACGGCGGGCTGGTGCTGAACAACAGCCGGGTCGGCGGTCTGTGGGAGGTCTCCCCCGAGACCGGCGAGGCACGAGCCATCCCCGTCGTGGGCGGCCCCGGTCTGGTCGCCGGGGACGGTCTGGAGCGCTCCGGCCGCACCCTCTACGACGTCCGCGGCTCCTCCGACGACTCCGTCGCGGTGCTCACCCTGCGGCGCGGGCGCGACGGCTGGTCCGCGCACTGGGTGACGGCCCTGCGCGACGACACCCTCGACGTCCCCTCCACCGCGACCGTCGCCGCCGGATCCCTCTGGGCGGTGAACGCCCGCTTCGGCGTCGCCTCACCGGGGACGGCGGAGTACTGGATCACCCGCCTGCCGCTGCGCTGACCCGGTCCCCCGCCCCGCGGAAGGCAGGCTGATCGGCCTGGGAACGACGCAGCCCCTGCCACGATCACTCGTGACAGGGGCTGTGCTGCGCGCTCGGAGGGATTCGAACCCCCAACCTCCTGATCCGTAGTCAGGTGCTCTATCCGTTAAGCTACGAGCGCCGGATCGAACCGAGGGATGAGTCTGCCACCTCGGCGCACGAGGCACAAATCCCCTTCGTCCCGCCGCCACGCGGACGGCTCCGCCATGTCCTTCCTGGTGCAGACCACCGGGGTGACAGGTCTCACAGACCAGTGCCCGGTTTGGTATGTGACCAGCATGTCTCGTGGGCTACTGTCGGACCACTTGCTCACTGGTACTACTCAGGAGCACCACCCACGACTCGGAGGATCCCGGATGACCTTGCAGCTCGAACGCCTCGCCGCCCCGACCACCCACGCCCGCCTGCTGGCGTGGGTCCGTGAGGTCGCCGAGCTGACCCAGCCGGACGCCGTGCAGTGGTGCGACGGCTCGGAGGCGGAGTGGGAGCGGGTGACCACGCAGATGGTCCGCACCGGCACCCTCATCCGGCTCGACCCGCTGGCCCGCCCGAACTCCTTCCACGCCCGCACCGACCCCGACGACGTCGCCCGGGTCGAGGACCGCACCTTCATCTGCTCCGCCGACGAGGCCGACGCCGGCCCCACCAACCACTGG
The sequence above is a segment of the Auraticoccus monumenti genome. Coding sequences within it:
- a CDS encoding FAD-binding dehydrogenase, with product MDADVVVVGAGLAGLVAAAEAADGGARVVVLDQEPEASLGGQAWWSFGGVFLVDTPEQRRMGVRDSLDTARRDWMGTAAFDRDSDHWPRRWAEAYLDFAAGEKRSWLRRQGVRFFPVVGWAERGDGRARGHGNSVPRFHIVWGTGPGLVAPFERRVRAHVEAGRVELRFRHRVDRLGMTGGAVTGVAGSRLVPSSVTRGEASSREVAGEFELSAPAVLVTSGGIGGDLDLVRASWPARLGPPPQRMVAGVPASVDGRMLAISTRAGASLINADRMWHYTEGLQNYDPVWADHGIRILPGPSSLWVDATGSRLPDPCYPGFDTLATLAHLRGTGHDHSWFVLTDRIAEKELALSGSEQNPDLTGRNLALLSQRLRPGPTAPVRAFLDHGLDVVRAEGVSELTAAMNTLQGEDLVVPDVLHQALQERDAAIGDPTSTDPQGVGVRRARGYLGDRLMRVATPHRLLDPDAGGLIAIRLHLLSRKTLGGLETDLDGRVLRPGGEVLPGLWAAGEVSGFGGGGMHGYSSLEGTFLGGCLFSGRQAGRSVAASV
- a CDS encoding SMP-30/gluconolactonase/LRE family protein, whose amino-acid sequence is MPSRRDLFRTLLVTGAAAAATSALPAAGAVAQPGGRGGAPAGRGSCRRVETVRLPDGLRPEGITSGPGSTFYVGSLADGRIVTGDLCSGEVEVLLPGATGRQVRGLFLDQRTRLLWAAGNVGTTGHVWAVDPRSGRVVADVVVPGAVFLNDLVVTRTTVWVTDSRVDRLTAIDLRRGRPTGAAPRFLPLGGAWPAGDGTAINANGIRTLPDGGLVLNNSRVGGLWEVSPETGEARAIPVVGGPGLVAGDGLERSGRTLYDVRGSSDDSVAVLTLRRGRDGWSAHWVTALRDDTLDVPSTATVAAGSLWAVNARFGVASPGTAEYWITRLPLR